A portion of the Blastopirellula sediminis genome contains these proteins:
- a CDS encoding serine hydrolase, translated as MTPQLRTPACLFLLLTFAVTSPLRAKPPEDPKQVEKELAETLLPAIKRHRGEAAVLLKHLPSGATFAYEADRPQATASLIKLPLLMALYKAVDEKQVSLDTLVEMKKEDQVPGSGILTGHFSPGLKLSVHDAAHLMITYSDNTATNLVIDQVGLPATRELMKELACPSTQLNSKVYRRDTSIDLASSQKYGLGVTSCRDMVHMLEMLHAGKFIDDATSKEIVAHLAFGDDKSKVTRYLPPGIKPAHKTGGVSDVRTDAGIIPLPEGVLLFSVLTQKNEDHSFGDKNEAELLAAEIGQVAYHYFADGTIAPPSPTTNTLALGAEGDLVESLQRTLNARMEPSPQLQVDGDFGPNTESALLRFQTAKGLTANGIVDKSVWKALGPLVTEDEAVADVATINSAVTEKTPADSLEGIPFVTAKAWTVVDFDSGVALGGENAETVRDPASVTKIMTAHLVLQLAEKSPEVLDEIVTFSERADKTPGSTSGLKAGEQVSVSELLYGLMLPSGNDASVAFAEHFGDRLSPDPEKKGHDGFVAAMNEKAKSLGMTKTGYANPHGLTAEGHVTTAADMAKLARAAMQSERFREIVATPQRATTVQSKSGYERNVLWRNTNQLLDQQGYFGVKTGTTGPAGACLVSCCERDGKQLLMVVLGSSSTEARYADTRNLYRWIWKQLADQSAQKSKAIGG; from the coding sequence ATGACGCCGCAGCTTCGCACTCCCGCCTGTTTGTTCCTGCTGCTGACCTTCGCCGTCACGTCTCCGCTAAGGGCCAAGCCGCCGGAGGACCCCAAGCAAGTCGAAAAGGAACTGGCCGAAACGCTGCTGCCGGCGATCAAACGGCATCGGGGGGAAGCGGCAGTCTTGCTGAAACACCTGCCAAGCGGCGCCACGTTCGCTTACGAGGCCGATCGCCCGCAAGCGACCGCCAGCCTGATCAAGCTGCCGCTGCTGATGGCGCTCTACAAAGCGGTTGACGAGAAACAGGTTTCGCTCGACACGCTGGTCGAAATGAAAAAGGAAGACCAGGTCCCCGGATCCGGCATCCTGACCGGGCACTTTTCACCTGGCCTGAAACTGTCAGTCCATGACGCCGCCCACCTGATGATCACCTACTCTGACAACACGGCGACCAACCTGGTGATCGATCAGGTCGGACTACCGGCGACGCGTGAGTTGATGAAAGAGCTCGCCTGCCCCAGCACGCAGCTCAACTCGAAGGTCTACCGCCGCGATACGTCGATCGACTTGGCGAGCAGTCAAAAGTACGGTCTCGGCGTCACCTCGTGTCGCGACATGGTTCACATGCTCGAAATGCTGCATGCCGGGAAATTCATTGACGACGCGACTTCCAAGGAAATCGTCGCCCATCTCGCCTTCGGCGACGACAAGTCGAAGGTGACCCGCTATCTCCCTCCCGGCATTAAACCTGCCCACAAGACCGGCGGAGTGAGCGACGTCCGAACCGACGCCGGCATCATTCCGCTTCCCGAAGGAGTCCTCCTCTTCAGCGTCCTGACGCAAAAGAACGAGGACCATAGCTTCGGCGACAAGAACGAGGCGGAACTGCTCGCCGCCGAAATCGGCCAAGTCGCTTATCACTACTTCGCCGACGGCACGATCGCCCCACCTTCGCCAACCACCAACACGTTGGCGCTTGGCGCCGAAGGAGACCTGGTCGAATCGCTGCAGCGAACCCTCAACGCGCGGATGGAACCTTCGCCGCAGTTGCAAGTCGACGGCGACTTTGGACCGAACACTGAATCGGCCCTTCTTCGCTTTCAAACCGCGAAGGGACTCACGGCCAACGGGATCGTCGACAAGAGCGTCTGGAAGGCGCTCGGTCCACTGGTGACCGAAGACGAAGCGGTCGCCGATGTCGCGACGATCAACAGCGCCGTCACCGAAAAAACGCCGGCTGATTCGCTCGAAGGTATTCCCTTCGTCACCGCCAAGGCCTGGACCGTCGTTGATTTCGACAGCGGCGTCGCACTCGGCGGCGAAAATGCGGAGACCGTTCGTGATCCGGCCAGCGTCACGAAGATCATGACGGCCCATCTCGTTCTGCAATTGGCCGAAAAGTCGCCGGAAGTGCTCGACGAAATCGTCACCTTCAGCGAGCGAGCCGACAAAACGCCTGGGTCGACGTCCGGGCTGAAGGCAGGCGAACAAGTTTCGGTCAGCGAACTGCTGTACGGCCTGATGCTGCCGTCGGGCAATGACGCGTCAGTCGCCTTCGCGGAGCACTTCGGCGATCGCCTTTCTCCCGATCCGGAGAAAAAAGGGCACGACGGTTTCGTCGCTGCGATGAACGAGAAAGCGAAGTCGCTTGGCATGACGAAAACTGGTTACGCCAATCCGCACGGACTGACCGCCGAAGGTCACGTCACCACCGCAGCCGATATGGCGAAGCTCGCCCGGGCTGCGATGCAGTCAGAACGTTTTCGTGAAATCGTCGCCACGCCGCAGCGTGCGACCACGGTTCAGTCGAAGTCAGGCTACGAGCGGAACGTCCTCTGGCGGAATACGAATCAACTCCTCGATCAGCAGGGATACTTCGGCGTGAAGACCGGCACCACTGGTCCGGCCGGGGCCTGCTTGGTCTCTTGCTGTGAGCGCGACGGGAAGCAACTGTTGATGGTGGTGCTCGGGTCGAGTTCGACCGAGGCCCGCTACGCCGACACGCGGAATCTCTACCGCTGGATCTGGAAACAACTCGCGGACCAGTCCGCCCAAAAATCGAAGGCAATCGGCGGCTAA
- a CDS encoding YybH family protein translates to MTRSARILLALLLLSTPVYAQDAAPTAKPATEAAKPDKPADAASAEVAEKAPVSEDETAILAAIESYVIAFNKGDAATLASHWTPEGVFTTPSGETLKGRKALTDSFAAYFSENKEAKIELLETAVSLVSPSVANEVGIARVIVPGGEPTDTTYAAIHVKTSEGWKIDSIAEQEPEELAPTHYDQLKELEWMVGQWVDADENSSIESTTQWTKNRNFITTSFKVTIEGVVEFEGTQIIGWDPYAQTIRSWLFDSDGGFGAGRWTNQGDRWTVQTINVLSDGRRGTATNIYEKIDENTMRFESIGRQVDGELMPSIEPVTVTRVVE, encoded by the coding sequence ATGACCCGATCCGCACGAATTCTGCTTGCGCTGCTTCTTCTTTCCACTCCCGTATACGCCCAAGATGCGGCGCCGACCGCGAAGCCGGCGACCGAAGCGGCCAAACCCGACAAGCCAGCCGACGCCGCCAGCGCGGAAGTTGCAGAAAAGGCGCCTGTCAGCGAAGACGAGACGGCCATCCTGGCCGCGATCGAGTCGTACGTGATTGCGTTCAATAAAGGGGACGCCGCCACGCTCGCTTCGCACTGGACGCCGGAGGGGGTCTTCACCACGCCGTCCGGCGAAACGCTCAAAGGTCGCAAAGCGCTGACCGACAGCTTCGCCGCCTACTTCAGCGAAAACAAAGAGGCGAAGATCGAACTGCTGGAAACGGCGGTCAGTCTCGTTTCACCGAGCGTCGCCAACGAAGTGGGTATCGCTCGCGTGATCGTTCCCGGCGGCGAACCGACCGACACGACCTACGCCGCGATCCACGTCAAAACGTCGGAAGGGTGGAAGATCGACAGCATCGCCGAACAAGAGCCGGAAGAGCTCGCTCCAACCCACTACGATCAACTGAAAGAGTTGGAATGGATGGTCGGTCAGTGGGTCGACGCCGACGAGAATTCGTCGATCGAGTCGACGACCCAGTGGACGAAGAATCGCAACTTCATCACCACGTCGTTCAAAGTCACGATTGAAGGCGTCGTCGAGTTTGAAGGGACGCAGATCATCGGCTGGGATCCGTATGCACAGACGATTCGCTCGTGGCTGTTTGATTCGGACGGCGGTTTCGGAGCCGGTCGCTGGACCAACCAGGGAGATCGTTGGACGGTGCAAACGATCAACGTTCTGTCCGACGGACGCCGCGGCACGGCGACCAACATTTACGAAAAGATCGACGAGAACACGATGCGGTTCGAGTCAATTGGTCGCCAGGTCGATGGCGAACTGATGCCCAGTATTGAACCGGTTACCGTCACCCGCGTCGTTGAGTAA
- a CDS encoding class I SAM-dependent methyltransferase, translating into MPNEWIKPEHSLAYLRRAKRQTQRQMGDETLLAELPSDTRRVLDLGCGAGHLLGLVLERYPEATGIGLDFSATMLDQARERFSADKRVELIERSLDASLPELGPFDAIVSSFAIHHCSDVRKRAIYHEAFAQLRPGGVFCNLEHVASPSSAMHEKFLSELDIPLAEDDPSNQLLDIPTQLQWLREIGYEEVDCYWKWREMALLIGKRPE; encoded by the coding sequence ATGCCCAATGAGTGGATCAAACCGGAGCATTCGCTCGCCTATTTGCGGCGAGCCAAACGTCAGACGCAGCGGCAAATGGGGGACGAGACGCTGCTGGCCGAGTTGCCGAGCGACACGCGTCGCGTCTTGGATCTGGGCTGCGGCGCCGGGCACTTGCTCGGCTTGGTATTGGAACGTTATCCGGAAGCGACCGGCATTGGGCTCGACTTCTCCGCGACGATGCTCGATCAGGCCCGCGAGCGATTCAGCGCCGACAAGCGAGTCGAATTGATCGAGCGCAGTCTCGACGCTTCCCTTCCCGAGCTCGGCCCCTTCGACGCGATCGTCTCCAGCTTTGCGATTCATCACTGTAGCGATGTCCGAAAGCGAGCGATCTATCACGAAGCGTTCGCCCAACTCCGCCCCGGCGGCGTCTTCTGCAACTTGGAGCATGTCGCCTCTCCTAGCAGCGCGATGCACGAAAAATTCTTAAGCGAACTCGACATCCCGCTCGCAGAAGACGATCCTTCCAACCAACTGCTCGACATCCCAACGCAATTGCAGTGGCTCCGGGAAATCGGCTACGAGGAAGTCGACTGCTACTGGAAGTGGCGCGAAATGGCGCTGCTAATCGGCAAACGCCCCGAATAG